A single genomic interval of Acidobacteriota bacterium harbors:
- a CDS encoding RNA-binding protein codes for MNIYVGNLSRTVSEDDLKETFQAFGEVAKAAVIKDKFSGESRGFGFVEMPNKSEGEKAISMLNGKDLKGRSATVNEAKPRTDSPRPGGFGGRRY; via the coding sequence ATGAACATCTATGTGGGCAATCTGTCCAGGACAGTCAGTGAGGACGACCTGAAGGAAACGTTTCAGGCGTTTGGTGAAGTGGCGAAGGCCGCCGTCATCAAGGACAAGTTCAGCGGGGAGTCCCGCGGATTCGGTTTCGTTGAGATGCCGAACAAGAGCGAGGGCGAAAAGGCCATCTCCATGCTGAACGGCAAGGACCTGAAGGGCCGGTCGGCTACGGTCAATGAGGCCAAGCCGCGCACGGATTCGCCGAGACCCGGCGGATTCGGCGGCCGGAGGTACTGA
- a CDS encoding glucoamylase family protein has translation MGILIGFFAKRDDASNAFVKLQRKGYRRIAWVSKSAAGKVRTRDPFRRRRVWGTVALMILFGALAEAVSMRLAWLEPISGHFPWARLPGLGGAFIGILVGTVWIRRSRFGVERAWIDNQARRLVSGETAVILQEPTERLPLPFSLLLESGETPPAVFVIHPRRGSSAGEDRRPGETPLNPAQLRDHARRLAAEHQVDPEPLRDSGLLKRLDQGLGQFQQACLDLSGAYRVQQSPPPTGEWLLDNEYLFESNARDILLNLPRSFYRQLPALGVGADRGLPRIYGLARELASHTDLHLDEENIQAFIKAYQSVCPLSIGELWAVPQMLRIALLEGIQRLAERTLSELREGETAGFWANRLIAANRQDPNQLFSLMTELTETQPRPSPSFAAQLIDNLYDEQPALAPVQAWLGRIFKKPMTELSRREKNRQTHDQISTGNAFNSLRRLALLDWKEYFEKLSGVEQTLRLDPAGIYPRMDFSTRDRYRRAIEDLHRGSGRSEDQVARLALEMATRAGRDSGRDEESHHIGTYLIGEKRRDLARRLECRETFRFRAVQWAYRHHSAMYFTGLIVFSAALVFLGLRLGLRAQTPGIQMIMAALLLIPASQLALEVMNDLVMRLLPPRTLPKMDFRASGIPDACRTLVVVPMMLADQETIKAEVEKLEVRYLANKEANLLFALYSDYRDAAQARCETDGPLLDAVTRGIRDLNQRHGGERFFLFHRERKWSETERKFIGWERKRGKLEELNGLIDGTRPASADRLVTVGDPDRLSNVRFVITLDSDTQLPHNTARRMIETLAHPLNRARFDGGGRVRSGYTIIQPRVSPSLPSATGSPFSRLFSDPIGIDPYTSAVSDVYQDLTGEGSYHGKGIYDVRAFNRVLAGRFPEAALLSHDLIEGAHVRVGLASDIELFDEFPQDYLSYTKRQHRWIRGDWQIADWVLPRVPKPGGGRAPNPLSRFNRWKILDNLRRSLLPAAGLALLAASWLISVRAGWIATVLVLTQLFFHSLMQPFTWATTGQGFRAFSPAKKAHDLLRVLVEAALLPYQAWVGLDALGRVFYRRLISHRGMLEWATAQKTQGGAQVKAPMFLLSMGLASLFSVMAGGAVLIFRPANIWLACPWLLLWFLSPMIGRLLSRRPEAKPPQFLLPAEDRQFMRNVARRTWRYFSDFVNKETSWLPPDNYQVSHLNRPAMRTSPTNIGLYMVSVLSAHDFGYLTVDEVSRKLTRTMETIAKLERHEGHLLNWYDIQTLAPLKPRYVSTVDSGNLLGALWTLDPGLEALMRAPLFDAKAFAGLRDAGEVLRQVIRDEKAGGYDVRSLDELLRAWESPPDRIADALGRLRRAENYVRELSAKADASTDAQKSAAEWAGEILSQLAAWRNIADRYLAWIEILAEKTAEDVARLDPDALPVFRRALQHAPSLWDLAHGHVPCMDSLRAIREKTPENADGVRDWIDRVLAAFHTSKWLAGETLAEGERLRRSVRRLSASIDMGFLYHAERRLFSIGFNVSEGRLDHAFYDLLASEARLGSFVSIARGDIPVEHWFAMGRPYGAIGRRRVLLSWTGTMFEYLMPLLFQRSYGNSLLDKSAREAVAVQIAYGRKHRVPWGISECAFGDLDTHKTYQYRAFGVPELGLKRGLADKIVVTPYATMLAAGLAPRESVRNLKRLAELGLLNDYGYYEALDYSHRSSREGGLGIIVRTYMANHQGMSFLALGNFLHDNPLQRHFRSDPRVRAVEPLLHERIPILPTLHHISTRERVSSVAQLGEVTPSVSQFETPHTATPKTQLLCNGRYGLMLTNAGGGYSRWRDFEITRWRSDRTRDAWGTFCYIREADSDRLWCNTYQPTGGKVDKYVSNFALDRAVFRRVDYGMESETEVVVSPEDDVEIRRMTLINRSLRSRRLDLTSYVELALAPHRADRQHPAFNKLFIRTEALPEQRALLAHRRPRSGNDPPIYVAHRFTSAQAEDEDLRFETDRRRFIGRGRTLARPMGALQEPGNSRGFVLDPILSLRQSLNLGPGERVRISLILAAGETREQVIGLMNKYGDPHAIDRAMDLAWAAAQLELRLLRIQPDDARRFQQLAGHLLYSNPLLRSTPERIAENRKGQAGLWTYAISGDLPIALVAVKETRDLGLVRQMLKAHSYWHMHGLKADLVILNEEAGGYEQPLREQLDRLIQTHSAEAGIERPGGIYMLSSELIPAEDLTLLWAAASVALTAARGALPQQLSVPRESLDLPEPLAGKRDPRDPSAPLPFLELAYFNSLGGFTPDGREYAIYLGPDIHTPAPWVNVIANPSFGTLVSETGAGFTWQGNSQRNRLTSWSNDPVMDSPAEAVYIRDEETGIYWTPTATPIREGIAYRARHGAGYTVFEHNSHGIEQELTVFVPVDDNGGEPIKLQRLRLRNDSGRPRELSVTYYAELTLGESRESSQMHIVTEWDDDIKAIIARNRYHPDYPDQVTFAAFSTPVENYTGDRTAFIGRNRSMSNPAAMERIRLSCRTGAARDPCAGLQIILKLAQGEQIEITCLLGQAASLKQVRALVSAYRNAEAVETALRRTQVWWDDRLGAIRVKTPELAADFMINRWLPYQNLACRVWGRSGFYQSGGAFGFRDQLQDVTALLYAHPLTTRNHILLAAGRQFKEGDVQHWWHPPGGEGIRSRISDDLLWLPHVVAQYLRITDDVNILHEIVPFLEAPSLKDDQHESYQSPTVSTERAPLFEHCRRAVARSQKFGDKGLPLMGTGDWNDGMNLVGAGGKGESVWLAWFLADVLQGMAEMSERLGRPDLRRTYEEDRKALLRRVEKSAWDGEWYLRATFDDGSPLGSSANIEARIDSLPQSWARLCGGADPDRAAQALESAWRRLVREDEGLVLLFEPPFDRAEPSPGYIKGYPPGVRENGGQYTHAALWLAMAMARSGDGTRAAKILRMINPIERARDPETVWRYGIEPYVIAADVYAMAGRIGQGGWSWYTGSAAWMYRIWVEELLGLKVRGETMRVDPIIPGWWDGFQMSFRHGEAIYDLHVVNPGHRERGVAFVELDGRRLKDGAIPLSRELVKHRVLVHMGNPAPED, from the coding sequence ATGGGCATCCTCATCGGCTTCTTCGCCAAACGGGATGACGCTTCCAATGCCTTCGTAAAACTGCAACGGAAAGGTTATCGCCGGATCGCGTGGGTGAGCAAGAGTGCGGCGGGAAAAGTCCGGACGCGGGATCCCTTCCGCCGGCGCCGGGTCTGGGGAACGGTCGCATTGATGATTCTGTTCGGGGCGCTGGCCGAAGCGGTTTCGATGCGGCTTGCGTGGCTGGAGCCGATATCCGGCCATTTCCCATGGGCCCGGCTTCCGGGTCTGGGGGGCGCATTTATCGGAATCCTGGTCGGCACCGTCTGGATACGGCGATCGAGGTTCGGCGTCGAACGGGCGTGGATTGATAATCAGGCGCGTCGACTGGTTTCGGGGGAAACCGCCGTGATTCTCCAGGAGCCGACAGAAAGATTGCCTCTCCCCTTTTCCCTGTTGCTGGAAAGCGGCGAGACCCCGCCGGCCGTCTTTGTTATCCACCCCCGGCGCGGGAGCTCTGCCGGAGAGGACCGGCGCCCCGGGGAAACGCCGCTCAACCCGGCGCAGTTGCGGGACCATGCCCGGCGTCTGGCCGCCGAGCATCAGGTGGACCCCGAACCGCTCCGGGACTCCGGATTGCTCAAGCGGCTCGATCAGGGCCTCGGGCAATTCCAGCAGGCATGTCTGGATCTCTCCGGAGCCTATCGTGTGCAACAATCCCCTCCGCCGACCGGCGAATGGCTCCTCGACAACGAATATCTCTTCGAGAGCAACGCCCGTGACATCCTTCTGAACCTGCCCCGGAGTTTTTACCGGCAGTTGCCGGCCCTCGGCGTCGGCGCCGACCGGGGGTTGCCGCGCATCTACGGTCTGGCCCGGGAACTGGCTTCTCACACCGACCTGCACTTGGATGAGGAGAACATCCAGGCCTTCATCAAAGCCTATCAGTCGGTTTGTCCGCTTTCGATCGGCGAACTCTGGGCCGTCCCCCAGATGTTGCGGATTGCGCTGCTCGAGGGCATCCAGCGGCTCGCCGAACGAACTCTGTCGGAACTGCGTGAAGGCGAGACGGCCGGGTTCTGGGCGAACCGGCTCATTGCCGCCAACCGGCAGGATCCCAACCAGCTCTTTTCTCTCATGACGGAATTGACGGAAACCCAACCCCGCCCAAGCCCTTCTTTCGCCGCGCAACTGATTGACAACCTTTATGACGAGCAGCCCGCGCTGGCCCCGGTTCAAGCCTGGCTGGGACGCATTTTCAAGAAACCCATGACCGAACTCAGCCGGCGCGAAAAAAACCGCCAGACCCACGATCAGATATCGACCGGAAACGCCTTCAACAGTTTGCGCCGGCTCGCCTTGCTGGATTGGAAGGAATACTTCGAAAAGTTGAGCGGGGTCGAACAGACGCTGCGGCTGGATCCCGCCGGCATCTATCCCCGGATGGATTTCTCAACGCGCGACCGCTATCGCCGGGCGATTGAGGACCTCCACCGCGGATCCGGCCGGTCCGAGGACCAGGTCGCCCGGCTGGCCCTCGAAATGGCAACCCGGGCCGGACGCGATTCCGGCCGGGATGAAGAGTCGCATCACATCGGAACTTACTTGATCGGCGAAAAAAGAAGGGATCTGGCTCGCCGCCTGGAGTGCCGTGAGACTTTCCGTTTCCGTGCCGTGCAATGGGCTTATCGTCATCACTCGGCGATGTATTTCACCGGTCTGATTGTTTTCTCCGCCGCCCTTGTTTTCCTGGGCCTTCGGCTCGGCCTGCGCGCCCAGACGCCGGGGATTCAGATGATCATGGCCGCTCTCTTGCTCATCCCCGCAAGCCAACTCGCGCTGGAGGTCATGAATGACCTGGTGATGAGGCTCCTGCCGCCGCGGACCCTGCCGAAGATGGATTTTCGGGCTTCCGGGATTCCCGACGCCTGCCGGACGCTGGTCGTCGTTCCGATGATGCTGGCGGATCAGGAGACGATCAAGGCCGAGGTGGAAAAGCTTGAGGTCCGTTATCTCGCCAACAAAGAGGCCAATCTGCTCTTCGCCCTCTACTCGGATTACCGGGACGCGGCGCAGGCCCGTTGTGAAACCGACGGACCCCTGCTCGATGCCGTCACGCGGGGCATCCGGGATCTCAATCAGCGCCATGGCGGCGAACGGTTTTTCCTGTTCCACAGGGAGCGGAAATGGAGCGAAACCGAGCGGAAGTTTATCGGTTGGGAACGCAAACGGGGGAAGTTGGAAGAACTCAACGGTCTGATCGACGGCACGCGGCCCGCCTCCGCCGATCGTCTGGTCACCGTCGGCGATCCGGACCGATTATCCAACGTCAGATTCGTCATCACCCTGGACAGCGACACGCAATTGCCGCACAACACCGCCCGCCGGATGATCGAGACACTGGCCCATCCCTTGAACCGGGCGCGTTTCGACGGCGGCGGTCGCGTTCGTTCCGGTTACACCATCATCCAGCCGCGCGTGAGCCCTTCCCTGCCCAGCGCGACCGGTTCGCCGTTCAGCCGGCTCTTTTCGGATCCCATCGGCATCGATCCCTATACCAGCGCGGTTTCCGACGTCTACCAGGATCTGACCGGAGAAGGGTCCTATCACGGAAAAGGCATCTATGACGTGCGCGCCTTCAATCGCGTGCTTGCGGGCCGGTTCCCCGAGGCGGCGCTGCTGAGCCATGATTTGATCGAAGGCGCTCATGTCCGGGTGGGCCTGGCCAGCGATATCGAGCTTTTTGATGAATTCCCTCAGGATTACCTGAGTTACACCAAGCGGCAGCATCGCTGGATTCGCGGCGATTGGCAGATCGCGGATTGGGTCCTGCCGCGGGTTCCAAAACCCGGCGGAGGGCGCGCGCCCAACCCGCTATCCCGGTTCAATCGCTGGAAGATATTGGACAATCTGCGCCGCAGTTTGCTGCCCGCGGCCGGCCTGGCCTTACTGGCGGCCTCCTGGTTGATCTCCGTTCGGGCCGGGTGGATCGCCACCGTATTGGTCCTCACCCAACTGTTCTTTCACTCCCTGATGCAGCCTTTCACTTGGGCGACAACAGGTCAGGGTTTCAGGGCCTTCTCTCCCGCCAAGAAAGCCCATGATCTGCTGCGGGTGCTGGTTGAGGCGGCGCTCCTTCCCTACCAGGCCTGGGTGGGGCTGGACGCCTTGGGCCGGGTCTTCTATCGAAGATTGATCTCGCATCGGGGGATGTTGGAGTGGGCTACAGCCCAAAAGACCCAAGGCGGCGCCCAGGTCAAAGCGCCCATGTTCCTGCTTTCCATGGGGCTGGCGAGCCTATTCAGCGTGATGGCCGGAGGCGCGGTGCTGATCTTTCGACCGGCCAACATTTGGCTGGCCTGTCCCTGGCTGCTTCTCTGGTTCCTGTCTCCGATGATCGGCCGGCTCCTCAGCCGGCGCCCGGAGGCCAAGCCGCCTCAATTCCTGCTTCCGGCCGAGGATCGGCAATTCATGAGGAATGTCGCCCGGCGAACCTGGCGCTATTTCTCCGATTTTGTGAACAAGGAAACCTCGTGGCTGCCGCCCGACAATTACCAGGTTTCCCACCTCAACCGGCCGGCCATGCGGACCAGCCCGACCAATATCGGCCTCTACATGGTCAGCGTGCTCAGCGCCCATGATTTCGGGTATTTAACCGTGGATGAGGTTTCCCGCAAACTGACACGGACGATGGAGACGATCGCCAAATTGGAGCGGCATGAGGGCCATCTGCTCAATTGGTACGACATTCAGACCCTGGCGCCTCTGAAACCGCGCTACGTTTCCACCGTGGACAGCGGCAATCTGCTGGGGGCCTTGTGGACGCTGGATCCCGGGCTCGAGGCTCTGATGCGGGCGCCGCTTTTCGACGCAAAAGCGTTTGCCGGGCTGCGCGACGCCGGTGAAGTCCTGCGGCAGGTTATCCGCGATGAGAAAGCCGGCGGTTATGATGTTCGATCCCTGGATGAACTGCTGCGCGCGTGGGAATCCCCGCCGGACCGGATCGCCGATGCGCTCGGCCGGCTGCGCCGGGCGGAGAATTACGTGCGGGAGTTGTCGGCAAAAGCCGACGCGTCCACAGATGCTCAAAAGAGCGCGGCCGAGTGGGCCGGCGAGATCCTGAGCCAACTCGCGGCCTGGCGAAATATCGCCGATCGCTATCTCGCCTGGATCGAAATTCTGGCGGAGAAGACGGCGGAGGACGTCGCCCGGCTCGATCCGGACGCCCTGCCTGTTTTTCGCCGGGCCCTTCAGCATGCCCCCTCGCTTTGGGACCTGGCCCACGGACACGTCCCCTGCATGGACTCTCTCCGGGCCATCCGGGAGAAAACGCCGGAAAATGCGGACGGCGTCCGGGACTGGATCGATCGCGTCCTGGCGGCTTTCCATACCTCGAAATGGCTGGCCGGCGAAACGCTGGCGGAGGGCGAGCGGCTCCGGCGGTCGGTACGCCGGCTTTCCGCATCGATCGACATGGGTTTTCTTTATCACGCCGAGCGCCGGCTGTTTTCGATCGGTTTCAATGTCTCGGAAGGACGGCTCGACCACGCCTTTTACGATCTTCTGGCCAGCGAAGCGCGGCTGGGAAGCTTTGTCTCCATTGCCCGAGGAGACATTCCCGTCGAGCATTGGTTTGCCATGGGACGGCCCTACGGAGCCATCGGCCGGCGCCGTGTGCTGCTCAGTTGGACCGGGACGATGTTTGAATATCTGATGCCGCTGCTTTTCCAGCGTTCCTATGGAAACTCGCTGCTGGACAAATCCGCCCGGGAAGCCGTGGCCGTCCAAATCGCCTACGGCCGCAAGCACCGGGTGCCATGGGGGATTTCCGAGTGCGCCTTCGGGGACCTGGACACCCACAAGACTTATCAATACCGGGCCTTCGGCGTACCCGAGCTCGGACTCAAACGCGGCCTGGCGGACAAGATCGTGGTCACGCCCTATGCCACCATGCTGGCGGCGGGTCTCGCGCCGCGGGAATCGGTGCGGAACCTGAAACGACTGGCCGAACTGGGGCTGCTGAATGATTATGGGTATTACGAAGCCCTGGATTACAGCCATCGATCAAGCCGCGAAGGCGGTCTTGGGATCATCGTGCGGACCTACATGGCGAATCACCAGGGCATGAGTTTTCTGGCGCTGGGAAATTTCCTTCATGATAATCCCCTCCAGCGCCATTTCCGATCCGACCCGCGCGTGCGCGCCGTCGAGCCCCTGCTTCACGAACGCATCCCGATCCTTCCCACGCTGCACCATATCTCCACGCGCGAGCGGGTCTCGTCGGTGGCACAGCTCGGCGAAGTCACGCCTTCGGTCAGCCAATTTGAAACACCCCATACCGCCACTCCCAAGACCCAACTCCTATGCAACGGCCGCTATGGCCTGATGCTGACCAACGCCGGCGGCGGCTACAGTCGCTGGAGAGACTTCGAGATCACGCGCTGGCGATCGGATCGGACCCGGGATGCGTGGGGGACTTTCTGTTACATCCGCGAGGCCGATTCGGACCGGCTGTGGTGCAACACTTATCAGCCGACCGGCGGCAAGGTTGATAAATATGTATCCAATTTCGCGCTCGATCGGGCCGTATTCCGGCGTGTGGATTACGGCATGGAGAGTGAAACCGAGGTGGTCGTATCACCGGAAGACGACGTCGAGATTCGACGGATGACGCTGATCAATCGTTCCCTGCGCAGCCGCCGTCTCGATCTGACGAGTTATGTGGAACTCGCGCTGGCGCCGCACCGTGCGGATCGTCAGCATCCGGCGTTCAACAAGCTGTTCATCCGGACCGAGGCCCTGCCGGAACAGCGGGCGCTCCTGGCCCACCGCCGGCCGCGCAGCGGAAACGACCCGCCCATTTATGTCGCCCACCGCTTCACCTCGGCGCAGGCCGAGGATGAGGACCTACGTTTCGAGACCGACCGTCGCCGTTTCATCGGTCGCGGCCGAACGCTCGCCCGGCCCATGGGTGCTTTGCAGGAACCCGGCAACAGCCGGGGATTCGTCCTCGACCCCATCCTGAGCCTACGGCAAAGCCTGAATCTGGGTCCGGGCGAGCGGGTCCGGATTTCTCTGATTCTGGCCGCGGGCGAAACCAGGGAACAGGTCATCGGATTGATGAACAAGTATGGCGATCCCCATGCCATCGACCGGGCCATGGATTTGGCATGGGCGGCGGCCCAGTTGGAGTTACGCCTACTGCGGATCCAGCCTGACGACGCGCGCCGATTCCAGCAACTGGCCGGCCATCTTTTGTATTCCAACCCCCTCCTGCGCTCGACTCCGGAACGCATCGCCGAAAACCGCAAGGGTCAGGCCGGCTTGTGGACTTATGCCATCTCGGGTGATTTGCCCATAGCCCTGGTCGCCGTAAAGGAGACGAGGGATTTGGGCCTTGTCCGCCAAATGCTCAAGGCGCATTCCTATTGGCACATGCACGGGCTGAAGGCCGACTTGGTGATCTTGAACGAGGAGGCCGGCGGCTATGAGCAGCCTCTGCGTGAACAACTCGACCGCTTGATTCAAACCCATTCGGCCGAGGCCGGGATTGAGCGCCCCGGAGGAATCTATATGCTCAGCTCAGAGCTTATCCCAGCTGAAGACCTGACGCTTCTATGGGCCGCGGCGAGCGTGGCGCTGACGGCGGCCCGCGGCGCCTTGCCCCAGCAATTGAGTGTGCCGCGGGAATCGCTCGATTTGCCGGAACCCCTGGCCGGGAAACGAGATCCCCGGGATCCTTCGGCACCACTCCCCTTCCTGGAACTCGCCTATTTCAACAGCCTGGGCGGGTTCACACCGGACGGCCGCGAATACGCCATCTATCTCGGGCCGGACATCCATACGCCCGCGCCCTGGGTCAACGTCATCGCCAACCCCTCTTTCGGAACGCTCGTCAGCGAAACCGGCGCCGGATTCACCTGGCAGGGCAACAGCCAACGCAATCGCCTGACGTCATGGTCGAACGACCCGGTGATGGACTCTCCTGCGGAAGCCGTCTACATCCGGGACGAGGAAACCGGGATCTATTGGACGCCGACCGCGACGCCGATCCGCGAGGGAATCGCTTATCGAGCCCGACATGGCGCGGGATACACGGTCTTCGAGCATAACAGCCATGGCATCGAGCAGGAGTTGACGGTCTTCGTTCCCGTGGATGATAACGGGGGTGAACCGATCAAGCTGCAACGGCTGCGGCTCCGAAACGACTCCGGCCGGCCGCGCGAGCTGTCGGTGACCTATTATGCGGAGTTGACTCTGGGCGAGTCGCGAGAATCTTCGCAGATGCACATTGTGACCGAATGGGATGATGACATCAAGGCTATAATCGCCCGCAATCGCTACCACCCCGATTATCCGGATCAAGTGACCTTCGCGGCATTCAGCACGCCCGTGGAGAATTATACCGGAGACCGCACCGCTTTCATCGGGCGCAACCGCTCGATGTCGAATCCGGCGGCGATGGAAAGAATCCGGCTTTCATGCCGGACGGGCGCGGCCCGGGATCCCTGCGCCGGGTTGCAAATCATCCTCAAACTGGCTCAGGGCGAGCAGATTGAAATCACCTGCCTGCTCGGCCAAGCCGCCTCGCTGAAGCAGGTCCGCGCCCTGGTGTCGGCCTACCGCAACGCGGAGGCGGTGGAGACAGCGCTGCGCCGGACCCAGGTATGGTGGGATGATCGCCTCGGTGCGATCCGGGTCAAGACCCCCGAACTCGCCGCGGACTTCATGATCAACCGCTGGCTTCCCTATCAAAACCTGGCCTGCCGCGTCTGGGGGCGTTCCGGCTTCTACCAGTCCGGCGGCGCCTTCGGCTTCCGCGATCAGTTGCAGGACGTGACGGCGCTGCTTTACGCCCACCCCCTCACGACACGCAACCACATTCTGCTTGCGGCCGGCCGTCAGTTCAAGGAGGGCGATGTCCAGCACTGGTGGCATCCGCCGGGAGGCGAGGGCATCCGCTCGCGAATATCCGATGATCTCCTGTGGTTGCCCCATGTCGTCGCACAATATCTAAGAATCACCGACGATGTGAACATCCTTCACGAGATTGTCCCCTTTCTCGAAGCGCCGTCCCTCAAAGACGATCAGCACGAGAGTTATCAATCCCCGACGGTCTCGACCGAACGAGCCCCCCTCTTTGAGCACTGCCGGCGCGCGGTCGCCCGCAGCCAAAAATTCGGCGACAAGGGGCTGCCTCTGATGGGAACCGGGGATTGGAACGACGGGATGAACCTCGTGGGCGCCGGGGGCAAAGGCGAGAGCGTTTGGCTGGCGTGGTTTCTGGCGGATGTGCTGCAGGGAATGGCCGAGATGTCCGAACGTCTCGGCCGGCCGGACCTGCGCCGGACCTATGAAGAGGACCGGAAGGCGCTGCTCCGGCGGGTGGAGAAATCCGCATGGGACGGCGAATGGTATCTTCGAGCGACCTTTGACGACGGCTCGCCCCTGGGCTCTTCCGCAAATATCGAAGCGCGGATCGATTCGCTGCCGCAATCCTGGGCCCGGCTCTGCGGCGGCGCCGACCCGGATCGAGCCGCTCAAGCCCTGGAATCGGCGTGGCGCCGGCTCGTTCGCGAGGATGAGGGGCTGGTGCTGCTTTTTGAGCCTCCGTTCGATCGGGCGGAACCATCGCCGGGTTACATCAAGGGTTACCCGCCGGGAGTGCGGGAGAACGGAGGCCAGTATACCCATGCCGCCCTGTGGCTGGCCATGGCCATGGCCCGTAGCGGAGACGGCACGCGGGCGGCGAAAATTCTGCGAATGATCAACCCCATCGAGCGCGCCCGCGATCCGGAAACGGTCTGGCGTTACGGAATTGAGCCTTATGTGATCGCCGCCGATGTCTACGCCATGGCCGGTCGGATCGGTCAGGGCGGCTGGTCCTGGTATACGGGTTCGGCGGCCTGGATGTACCGCATCTGGGTGGAAGAACTTCTGGGTCTGAAAGTGCGCGGAGAGACCATGCGGGTCGATCCGATCATCCCCGGATGGTGGGACGGTTTTCAGATGAGCTTCCGCCATGGTGAAGCGATCTACGACCTTCATGTCGTGAACCCGGGACACCGCGAGCGCGGCGTCGCCTTCGTTGAGCTCGACGGGCGGCGTCTCAAGGACGGCGCGATCCCGCTCAGCCGTGAGCTGGTCAAACATCGGGTCCTCGTCCACATGGGAAACCCGGCGCCGGAGGATTGA
- a CDS encoding methyltransferase domain-containing protein: protein MSRAEGGRGLFFREFLNHAYATGALMPSGPRLAKALSRYVGESDTTRRILEVGPGTGSVTRHIVRRMAAADHLDLVEINESFIKRLLHDLKHDLVLKPAAERISLLQIPFEQFDGDRRYDIIISGLPMNNFSSELVESIFGRFRAMLAPEGTLSFFEYIAVRRAKAVISGRSQRRRLREIKAVLSCLVEAHEIRRDTVLANIPPAWVHHVRFSQTKMSGFPKTMV, encoded by the coding sequence ATGTCCAGAGCCGAAGGCGGCCGAGGCCTTTTTTTTAGGGAATTTTTAAATCACGCCTACGCCACGGGGGCATTGATGCCCAGCGGGCCGCGGCTGGCCAAGGCTCTTTCCCGTTATGTCGGCGAGAGTGACACAACCCGGCGGATTCTCGAAGTGGGCCCCGGAACTGGGTCCGTCACGCGTCATATCGTCCGACGGATGGCTGCCGCCGACCATCTCGACCTTGTTGAAATCAACGAGAGTTTCATTAAGCGTCTCCTTCACGATTTGAAGCATGACCTCGTCCTGAAACCGGCCGCTGAGCGGATCAGCCTCCTCCAGATTCCCTTCGAACAGTTTGATGGAGACCGGCGCTACGACATCATCATTTCGGGATTGCCCATGAATAACTTTTCTTCCGAACTCGTGGAGAGCATTTTCGGCAGATTCCGGGCCATGCTCGCCCCCGAAGGCACCCTGTCCTTTTTTGAATATATCGCCGTGCGACGGGCCAAAGCCGTGATCAGCGGCCGCAGCCAGCGGCGGAGGCTTCGGGAAATCAAAGCCGTACTTTCCTGTTTAGTCGAAGCTCATGAGATCCGCCGGGACACCGTTTTGGCGAATATTCCACCGGCCTGGGTCCATCACGTGCGATTTTCCCAAACAAAGATGAGCGGATTTCCGAAAACTATGGTATAA